The following proteins are co-located in the Paludibaculum fermentans genome:
- a CDS encoding cytochrome b N-terminal domain-containing protein, with product MRTILDWLEDRTGAPSAIQHFLDEEIPASAGWHQVFGSVAMFLFITQAFTGIMLALNYAPTPGEAYNSLRYIMTELTGGALIRGLHHWGASMMVIIVVLHMVQVFLWGAYKKPREATWMMGVILLLVTLAFALTGYLLPWDNRAYWGTVVTTQISASAPGAGPYVLRLMGAENGVGVVTFARFYAVHVLVLPPLTMLLILLHVYLVRRHGVAPAPGDELKPKQKFYPRQVFKDTAAISLAFIVLFSLAVIAKAPLGRLADPTDTTFIPRPEWYFLFLFQLLKYCEGPLEILASVVLPTLGVGLLFLVPFLDRAPVIRVTKRTTAFAIVILAAITWTGLTTAAVRSTPPEAFAADREGPMEWRDLTPEELAGVAYFKSESCGTCHTLGLRQEDKPGPNLGAGGAARDAAWMIAHFKQPASMVPGSQMPSVSLSDSQLNAMAAFLLKLTPQNAMKMQDIPQYVLEGAALYQKNRCNMCHQVNGVGMKSGPPLNGLAHRRDATWVKGHFLDPQKFTKDSMMPAYPFTAQQNETITKYLLSLP from the coding sequence ATGCGCACCATCCTCGATTGGTTGGAAGACCGCACGGGTGCGCCTTCGGCCATCCAACATTTCCTCGACGAAGAGATTCCCGCTTCCGCAGGCTGGCACCAGGTGTTCGGCTCAGTGGCGATGTTCCTCTTCATCACCCAGGCCTTCACCGGCATCATGCTGGCGCTGAACTATGCGCCGACGCCGGGCGAGGCCTACAACAGCCTGCGCTACATCATGACGGAGTTGACCGGCGGCGCGCTGATCCGCGGGCTGCACCACTGGGGCGCTTCCATGATGGTGATCATCGTGGTGCTGCACATGGTGCAGGTGTTCCTATGGGGTGCGTACAAGAAGCCTAGGGAAGCCACCTGGATGATGGGTGTGATCCTGCTGCTGGTGACGCTGGCGTTCGCACTGACCGGCTACCTGCTGCCGTGGGACAACCGGGCCTATTGGGGCACGGTGGTGACGACGCAGATCTCGGCCAGCGCACCCGGCGCGGGTCCGTATGTGCTGCGGCTGATGGGCGCCGAGAACGGTGTCGGGGTCGTCACCTTCGCGCGATTCTACGCCGTGCACGTGCTGGTGCTGCCACCGCTGACCATGCTGCTGATCCTGTTGCACGTCTACCTGGTGCGGCGGCACGGCGTGGCTCCGGCTCCGGGGGATGAACTGAAGCCGAAGCAGAAGTTCTATCCGCGGCAGGTGTTCAAGGACACGGCCGCTATTTCGCTGGCCTTCATTGTCCTCTTCTCGCTGGCGGTGATCGCCAAGGCTCCGCTGGGCCGGCTGGCCGATCCCACGGATACAACCTTTATTCCCCGGCCCGAGTGGTATTTCCTGTTCCTCTTCCAACTGCTGAAGTACTGCGAGGGTCCGCTGGAGATCCTGGCCAGCGTGGTGCTGCCGACTTTGGGTGTTGGCCTGTTGTTCCTGGTGCCGTTCCTGGACCGCGCTCCGGTGATCCGTGTGACGAAGCGGACCACCGCGTTCGCGATCGTGATTCTGGCGGCGATCACCTGGACTGGCCTGACCACCGCGGCGGTGCGGTCTACTCCGCCGGAGGCATTCGCGGCCGACCGGGAGGGTCCGATGGAATGGCGCGACCTGACTCCGGAGGAACTGGCCGGTGTGGCGTACTTCAAGTCGGAAAGCTGCGGCACGTGCCATACGCTGGGACTGCGGCAGGAAGACAAGCCCGGCCCGAACCTGGGCGCCGGCGGGGCGGCTCGCGATGCGGCCTGGATGATTGCGCATTTCAAGCAACCGGCTTCGATGGTGCCGGGGAGCCAGATGCCGTCGGTCTCGCTGAGCGATTCGCAATTGAATGCGATGGCGGCCTTCCTGCTCAAGCTGACACCCCAGAACGCCATGAAAATGCAAGACATCCCGCAGTATGTGCTGGAGGGGGCCGCGCTGTATCAGAAGAACCGGTGCAACATGTGCCACCAGGTGAATGGCGTGGGGATGAAGTCCGGACCGCCCCTGAACGGCCTGGCGCACCGGCGCGACGCCACATGGGTAAAGGGCCACTTCCTGGATCCGCAGAAATTCACAAAGGACTCCATGATGCCTGCCTATCCGTTCACGGCCCAGCAAAACGAGACGATCACGAAGTATCTCTTGTCACTTCCATAG
- a CDS encoding QcrA and Rieske domain-containing protein, protein MQYNTDNQGRRGFLVRATQALSALIGGALGIPAFVYLFTPAKSHSTGGWVDAGDISQLKLNAPEELPFRRVRMDGWKIITEKSTAWVVRLSEKEVVAYTPQCTHLGCAYHWEESKGQFLCPCHTSNFSIDGKVLNGPAPRPLDRYLVKVDGTRLLIGPEQSKTKGA, encoded by the coding sequence ATGCAGTACAACACGGACAACCAAGGACGGCGCGGCTTTCTGGTCCGCGCGACGCAGGCGCTGAGTGCGCTGATCGGAGGTGCGCTGGGCATTCCTGCCTTTGTCTACCTCTTCACACCGGCCAAGAGCCATTCCACCGGCGGCTGGGTCGACGCCGGCGATATCAGCCAGCTCAAGCTCAACGCTCCGGAGGAACTGCCGTTCCGGCGGGTGCGTATGGACGGCTGGAAGATCATCACTGAAAAATCGACGGCCTGGGTGGTCCGGCTTTCGGAGAAAGAGGTGGTGGCTTACACGCCGCAATGCACGCATCTGGGGTGCGCCTATCATTGGGAAGAATCGAAAGGACAGTTCCTGTGCCCGTGCCATACGTCGAACTTCTCGATTGACGGGAAGGTGCTCAACGGCCCGGCGCCCAGGCCGCTGGACCGCTACCTGGTCAAGGTAGACGGCACGCGCCTGTTGATCGGCCCCGAGCAATCGAAGACGAAGGGAGCATAA
- a CDS encoding YybH family protein, protein MPGAVALDPIVRDLQSLDEELMRSVRQRDSDRLVELFYAEDAQLQIAGCPLIQGKEAIHEFWMALFRSGLVDVKVETSQIEVDRSIAYGVGRYALTRETHPGLLHTELGKYLVVYRRLADGRWRAVVDSFSSNS, encoded by the coding sequence ATGCCTGGAGCCGTGGCCCTGGATCCCATCGTCCGCGACCTGCAGTCGCTGGACGAGGAGTTAATGCGGAGCGTCCGCCAGCGCGACTCCGATCGGTTGGTTGAGTTATTCTATGCCGAGGACGCGCAGCTCCAAATCGCTGGCTGTCCCCTAATTCAAGGAAAGGAAGCCATCCACGAATTCTGGATGGCGCTATTCCGGTCGGGGCTCGTGGATGTGAAGGTGGAGACCTCCCAGATCGAGGTGGACCGGAGTATCGCCTACGGAGTGGGGCGCTACGCGCTGACGAGGGAGACCCACCCGGGTTTGCTGCATACGGAACTGGGCAAGTATCTCGTGGTATACCGCAGGCTGGCGGATGGGCGCTGGCGGGCGGTGGTAGATAGCTTTTCTTCTAACTCGTAA
- a CDS encoding [protein-PII] uridylyltransferase family protein — MTITAKQRSNDEFALWRARFLQDGNPQPVLKNRTALVDSLVLEAFSQVIAPVIPEGLTLLAVGGYGRRELFPYSDVDLMLLARRAFDSKEAKAALSEFLRTLWDAGLRVSHSVHTVEECSAVHEGNFELTVSLLDERILTGDRTLYATLRERFAKFLAADRRDLTRRMCKMARSRHARFHNTIYRLEPDLKETPGGLRDLQTIHWLRLLKDRDAGSENGGDPRPAEFLASVRCFLHFRSGRDNNLLNFESQDEISAAAFSPWHDPAEWMRAYYRHGSAILRNCLYELETSESQDRSLMANFRDWRSRLSNSEFTVSRDLVFLRNPHDLEVDPELPLRMFLFVARHGVPLARQTEQRMISHLLVWSHHFHDKPPKAAFWREFLNLPHTPEALRAMRATGFLSVILPEWERIDHLVVRDFYHQYTVDEHTIVTLEVLAGLAEAKEGTEKRFAEMMEEASDQLWLLRLALLLHDIGKGSGNDHSQEAVKLGREFLTRIGASELDTESVLTIIEKHLILSSALQTKDFADPAVASALAHEIKTAERLRLLTLLTFADVSAVNSTAMTPWRMEQIWRLYRIVNRHLTGELSAEPSDNPRDAYGAVDPLLAEFLEGLPSRYLWTHTKEQAKAHSLLYKEAKDSGADLSVERREGTWHLSLVAADRPFLFASIAGALSSFGLDILKAEAFSNAHGFVADGFVFVDPHRSLDLNPPELERLRAVLRKVITGAVRVDELLKHRPVKAPPSRLGAIQSTVALDNEASPSATIFEVVTQDKPGLLHLLSSAISRATGNIEVVLVDTEAHKAIDVFHVTSGGGKLSQESAESLRDALLAACG; from the coding sequence ATGACGATCACGGCGAAGCAGCGCTCTAACGACGAGTTCGCGCTTTGGCGCGCGCGCTTTCTTCAGGACGGGAACCCCCAGCCCGTCCTGAAGAATCGCACGGCACTGGTGGATTCACTGGTGCTGGAAGCCTTTTCGCAGGTCATCGCTCCGGTGATCCCGGAGGGGTTGACCCTTTTGGCGGTGGGCGGCTACGGACGTAGGGAGCTCTTTCCCTACTCCGATGTCGACCTGATGTTGCTGGCCCGCCGCGCTTTTGATTCAAAGGAGGCTAAAGCCGCTCTCAGCGAGTTCCTGCGCACGTTGTGGGACGCCGGGTTGCGGGTATCGCACTCGGTGCACACGGTGGAGGAGTGCTCCGCCGTACATGAGGGCAATTTCGAACTGACGGTTTCGCTCTTGGACGAACGGATCCTGACGGGTGACCGGACCCTGTACGCGACGCTGCGCGAGCGCTTCGCCAAGTTCCTCGCGGCCGACCGGCGCGATCTGACACGACGCATGTGCAAGATGGCTCGATCCCGCCATGCGCGTTTCCACAACACGATTTATCGGCTGGAGCCGGATCTCAAAGAGACGCCAGGAGGCCTGCGCGACCTGCAGACCATTCACTGGCTGCGCCTGCTGAAAGACCGCGATGCCGGCTCAGAGAACGGCGGCGACCCGCGACCGGCCGAGTTCCTGGCTTCCGTGCGCTGCTTCCTCCATTTTCGCTCGGGCCGCGACAACAATCTGCTGAACTTCGAATCGCAGGACGAGATTTCGGCGGCGGCGTTCTCTCCGTGGCACGACCCGGCTGAGTGGATGCGGGCCTACTACCGGCATGGCTCCGCCATTCTCCGAAACTGTTTGTACGAGCTTGAGACTTCGGAATCCCAGGACCGCAGCCTGATGGCGAACTTCCGCGACTGGCGTTCCCGCCTGTCGAACTCGGAGTTCACGGTTTCCCGCGATCTGGTCTTCCTACGCAATCCGCACGATCTGGAAGTAGATCCCGAACTGCCGCTGCGCATGTTCCTGTTTGTGGCCCGGCACGGCGTGCCGCTGGCCCGGCAAACCGAGCAGCGGATGATCTCACACCTGCTGGTGTGGTCGCACCACTTCCACGACAAGCCACCGAAGGCTGCGTTCTGGCGCGAGTTTCTCAATCTGCCGCATACGCCGGAGGCGCTACGCGCAATGCGGGCGACCGGATTCCTGTCGGTGATCCTGCCTGAATGGGAACGCATCGATCACCTGGTGGTGCGCGACTTCTATCACCAGTACACAGTGGACGAGCACACGATCGTCACGCTGGAGGTGCTGGCCGGCCTCGCCGAGGCGAAGGAAGGGACGGAGAAACGCTTCGCCGAGATGATGGAGGAGGCCTCCGATCAACTCTGGCTGCTGCGCCTGGCGCTGCTGCTGCACGACATCGGGAAGGGTTCCGGCAACGATCACAGCCAGGAGGCGGTGAAGTTGGGCCGCGAGTTCCTGACCCGCATCGGCGCGTCAGAGCTGGATACAGAGTCTGTCCTTACCATCATTGAAAAGCACCTGATCCTGTCGTCGGCCTTGCAGACGAAAGATTTCGCCGACCCGGCCGTGGCTTCGGCGCTGGCGCACGAGATCAAGACCGCCGAACGGCTGCGCCTGCTCACGCTGCTCACCTTCGCCGATGTCAGCGCCGTGAACTCCACGGCAATGACGCCCTGGCGCATGGAGCAGATCTGGCGGCTGTACCGCATCGTTAACCGCCACCTGACGGGCGAGCTGTCAGCCGAGCCGAGCGACAATCCGCGTGACGCGTATGGGGCGGTGGATCCGCTGCTGGCGGAGTTCCTCGAAGGGCTGCCCAGCCGCTACCTCTGGACCCACACCAAAGAGCAGGCGAAGGCGCATTCGCTGCTCTACAAAGAGGCCAAGGACTCCGGGGCGGATCTCAGCGTGGAGCGCCGCGAAGGCACCTGGCATCTTTCGCTGGTGGCCGCCGACCGGCCGTTCCTCTTTGCCTCGATTGCCGGGGCGCTGTCTTCCTTCGGACTCGACATCCTGAAGGCTGAGGCGTTCTCCAACGCGCATGGCTTTGTCGCGGATGGCTTTGTGTTTGTCGATCCGCACCGGTCGCTGGACCTGAATCCGCCTGAATTGGAGCGGTTGAGGGCCGTGCTGAGGAAGGTCATCACCGGCGCCGTGCGGGTAGATGAGCTGCTGAAGCATCGTCCGGTGAAAGCCCCGCCGAGCAGGCTGGGCGCGATTCAATCCACAGTGGCGCTGGACAACGAGGCCTCGCCTTCCGCCACCATTTTTGAAGTGGTGACGCAGGACAAGCCTGGGTTGCTGCACCTGTTGAGTTCGGCCATCTCGCGCGCCACCGGCAATATCGAGGTGGTGCTGGTGGATACGGAAGCCCACAAGGCGATTGACGTCTTCCACGTCACCAGCGGCGGGGGCAAGTTGAGCCAGGAATCGGCCGAGTCGTTGCGTGACGCCCTGCTGGCTGCCTGCGGTTAA
- a CDS encoding P-II family nitrogen regulator, which produces MKKIEAIIQPFKLEEVKEALKGIGVDGMTIIEVRGHGRQKGHKEVYRGQEYQVDLLPKVKIELVVSDARVDEIVATLAAAARSGKIGDGKIFILPVENAIRIRNDDHGEAAL; this is translated from the coding sequence ATGAAGAAGATCGAAGCCATTATTCAGCCGTTCAAGCTGGAAGAAGTCAAAGAGGCGCTGAAAGGTATCGGCGTCGATGGAATGACAATCATCGAAGTGCGCGGCCACGGCCGGCAGAAGGGACACAAAGAGGTTTACCGCGGCCAGGAGTATCAGGTTGATCTCCTGCCCAAGGTGAAGATCGAGCTTGTGGTCAGCGATGCCCGGGTAGACGAAATCGTCGCCACGCTGGCCGCCGCTGCGCGCAGCGGTAAGATCGGCGACGGCAAGATCTTCATCCTGCCGGTGGAGAACGCGATTCGAATCCGCAATGACGATCACGGCGAAGCAGCGCTCTAA
- a CDS encoding ammonium transporter, with amino-acid sequence MGVSALALSTGLVLAQAPASVDQKLEALDAAVKSAQTSGDNAWMLVSCALVLLMTGPGLALFYGGLVRSKNVLGTMMHSFILMALATVLWAVVGYSLAFSEGNAFVGGFKYIFLHGVGVDPNPDYAATIPQLTFMAFQLMFAIITPALISGAYAERIKFSAMLVYTTLWLLIVYFPMAHMVWGKGGLLNAFLGGKIPCFDFAGGTVVHITSGISALVAAIYLKPRQGYQVEPMRPHSLVLSFIGACLLWFGWFGFNAGSALGAGGLATSAFVATHFGAAAAAIGWLLAEWFRSGKPSVLGGISGCVAGLVAITPASGFVDPMSALIIGFIAGVFCYFMVVVVKNKFGYDDSLDAFGVHGAGGTLGALLTGVFATNAVNNALKDPSGKALPLGLVDGNGGQIVNQAIGVAIALVLGAVGSFICLKVADLTCGLRATADQEVEGLDLSMHGEEGYNLEA; translated from the coding sequence ATGGGCGTATCCGCCCTCGCCCTATCTACTGGCCTCGTGCTGGCGCAAGCGCCTGCGAGTGTCGATCAGAAACTCGAAGCCCTGGATGCCGCGGTAAAGTCGGCGCAAACATCCGGGGACAACGCCTGGATGCTCGTCAGCTGCGCCCTGGTGCTGTTGATGACCGGACCGGGCCTGGCTCTCTTTTATGGCGGGTTGGTGAGAAGCAAGAACGTCCTGGGCACGATGATGCACAGCTTCATCCTGATGGCCCTGGCAACTGTCCTGTGGGCCGTGGTTGGCTACAGCCTGGCCTTTAGCGAAGGCAATGCCTTCGTTGGCGGATTCAAGTACATATTCCTTCATGGGGTAGGCGTTGACCCGAACCCGGACTACGCCGCCACCATTCCGCAGTTGACGTTCATGGCGTTCCAATTGATGTTCGCCATCATTACCCCTGCGCTGATCTCCGGCGCGTACGCGGAACGCATTAAGTTCAGCGCGATGCTGGTTTATACGACTTTGTGGCTGCTGATCGTGTACTTCCCCATGGCTCACATGGTGTGGGGCAAGGGCGGCCTTTTGAACGCGTTTCTGGGTGGAAAGATTCCCTGCTTCGACTTCGCCGGCGGCACGGTGGTGCACATCACTTCGGGCATATCGGCCCTGGTGGCGGCGATCTATCTGAAGCCCAGGCAGGGCTACCAGGTGGAACCGATGAGGCCTCACAGTCTGGTGTTGAGCTTCATTGGCGCCTGCCTCCTCTGGTTTGGCTGGTTTGGGTTTAACGCCGGTTCCGCGCTGGGCGCGGGCGGTCTGGCAACCTCGGCCTTCGTTGCGACTCACTTCGGAGCGGCCGCGGCCGCCATCGGCTGGCTTCTGGCGGAATGGTTCCGGTCCGGCAAGCCTTCCGTACTGGGCGGGATTTCGGGTTGTGTGGCGGGTCTGGTCGCCATTACCCCGGCCTCCGGCTTTGTGGATCCCATGTCGGCGCTGATCATCGGCTTCATCGCCGGCGTGTTCTGCTACTTCATGGTGGTGGTCGTAAAGAACAAGTTCGGTTATGACGACTCGCTGGATGCCTTTGGCGTGCACGGCGCGGGCGGAACACTGGGCGCTCTTCTGACGGGTGTCTTTGCTACGAACGCGGTGAACAACGCCCTGAAGGATCCGTCGGGCAAGGCTCTCCCGCTCGGTTTGGTCGACGGCAACGGCGGCCAGATCGTGAATCAGGCAATTGGTGTTGCGATTGCGCTGGTGCTGGGAGCGGTTGGTAGTTTTATCTGTTTGAAGGTTGCAGATTTGACGTGCGGCCTGCGAGCCACCGCCGATCAGGAAGTCGAAGGTCTCGACCTGTCGATGCACGGCGAAGAAGGCTACAATCTGGAGGCCTAG
- a CDS encoding cation:proton antiporter: protein MNTPSPVPAGTPDPIHLPLQMLIVFGSAKLLAELAERLRMPGIVGGLLAGILIGPSALGWIQYDSLLHALAELGVMFLLFQVGLEVKATELMRAGKTAMIVAMLGVILPFILGWAIMLGAGHPHLESIFMGAAMVATSVGITAQVLAGKGLLKHRTAQIILAAAVIDDVLGLLVLAVVSSMGEGKGIDFLGLATTAVVSIGFVVAVAKFGTRTVNIVLPKMMEKSRAQEGEFAIAVCFLFIMALLATYSGVAAIVGAFLAGMALAEIASHRLHTLVQGAGELMIPFFLASIGLQLDLRIFSSPSTLGLAVVILLAAVVSKAVGCGLGAYGLGLKDATRIGLGMVPRGEVGMVVAQVGLSKGNISQEVYGIAVFMAVMTTIVAPPLLSFAYRDLAVTGPAGEDDQPHVRLG, encoded by the coding sequence ATGAACACCCCTTCACCAGTGCCGGCCGGCACACCGGACCCGATCCATCTGCCCCTGCAAATGCTCATCGTCTTCGGCTCGGCCAAGCTGCTGGCGGAGCTGGCGGAGCGGTTGCGGATGCCGGGAATCGTCGGTGGACTGCTGGCGGGCATCCTGATCGGCCCCTCGGCGCTGGGCTGGATCCAGTACGACAGCCTGCTCCACGCGCTGGCCGAACTGGGCGTGATGTTCCTTCTCTTCCAGGTCGGCCTGGAGGTGAAGGCAACCGAACTGATGCGTGCCGGCAAGACAGCCATGATCGTCGCCATGCTAGGCGTCATCCTGCCGTTCATCCTGGGCTGGGCGATCATGCTGGGCGCCGGGCATCCCCACCTGGAATCGATCTTCATGGGTGCGGCGATGGTCGCCACCAGCGTCGGCATCACCGCCCAAGTGCTGGCAGGCAAGGGCTTACTGAAACACCGCACAGCCCAGATCATCCTCGCGGCGGCGGTGATCGACGACGTGCTGGGCCTGCTGGTACTGGCTGTGGTTTCGTCAATGGGCGAAGGAAAAGGCATCGACTTCCTGGGCCTGGCCACAACAGCCGTTGTCTCGATCGGCTTCGTGGTCGCGGTGGCCAAGTTCGGAACCAGGACCGTCAACATCGTCCTGCCTAAGATGATGGAGAAATCACGCGCCCAGGAGGGTGAATTCGCCATCGCGGTCTGCTTCCTGTTCATCATGGCCCTGCTGGCGACCTACTCCGGTGTGGCCGCCATCGTCGGAGCCTTCCTGGCGGGCATGGCCCTGGCCGAGATCGCCTCGCACCGGCTGCACACCCTGGTGCAGGGCGCGGGCGAGTTGATGATCCCGTTCTTCCTGGCCTCCATCGGACTGCAACTGGACCTGCGCATCTTCTCCAGCCCTTCGACCCTCGGGCTGGCGGTGGTGATCCTGCTGGCGGCGGTCGTATCCAAAGCCGTGGGCTGCGGCTTGGGCGCCTACGGACTGGGCCTCAAGGATGCAACCAGGATTGGACTCGGCATGGTGCCCCGCGGCGAAGTCGGCATGGTGGTGGCGCAGGTGGGCCTCAGCAAAGGCAACATCAGCCAGGAGGTCTACGGAATCGCCGTCTTCATGGCGGTGATGACGACGATCGTGGCCCCTCCCCTGCTCAGCTTCGCCTACCGCGACCTGGCGGTCACCGGCCCCGCCGGCGAAGATGATCAGCCGCATGTCCGCCTGGGATGA
- the eutC gene encoding ethanolamine ammonia-lyase subunit EutC: MAIDLRAFTNARVALGRAGHSLPTAELLRFQLDHARARDAVHQALDPCHLPPHVLLRSAALDRATYLRRPDLGRRLSSDSAGLLAPGEYDAALIVADGLSAVAVERHARPLLAALLPKLEGWRLPPLHVVLQGRVAIGDEIGQRLGAALVVLLIGERPGLTSPDSLGIYLTWAPRAGRTDAERNCISNVRPEGLDYALAAHKLHFLMQEARARRLSGVALKEDALLL, from the coding sequence ATGGCTATTGACCTGAGAGCCTTCACCAACGCGCGGGTCGCCCTGGGCCGGGCCGGTCACAGCCTGCCCACGGCCGAGCTGCTGCGCTTCCAGTTGGATCATGCCCGCGCCCGGGACGCCGTGCACCAGGCTTTGGATCCGTGCCACCTGCCGCCGCATGTCCTGTTGCGCAGCGCCGCGCTCGATCGGGCCACTTACCTGCGCCGTCCGGATCTCGGCCGCCGTCTGAGTTCCGACTCCGCCGGGCTGCTGGCTCCGGGTGAGTATGACGCGGCCCTTATCGTGGCCGATGGCTTGTCTGCCGTCGCTGTCGAACGCCACGCTCGGCCGTTGCTGGCAGCCTTACTGCCGAAGCTGGAAGGCTGGCGGCTGCCGCCGCTGCATGTCGTGCTCCAGGGCCGCGTCGCCATCGGCGATGAGATCGGCCAGCGGCTGGGCGCCGCGCTGGTTGTGCTGCTGATCGGCGAGCGGCCCGGGCTCACCTCGCCTGACAGTCTCGGTATCTATCTGACTTGGGCGCCGCGGGCCGGACGCACCGACGCCGAGCGCAACTGTATATCCAATGTCCGCCCGGAGGGGCTCGATTATGCCCTCGCCGCCCACAAGCTCCACTTTCTCATGCAGGAGGCTCGCGCCCGCCGTTTGTCGGGCGTGGCGCTGAAGGAGGACGCGCTGCTGTTGTGA
- a CDS encoding ethanolamine ammonia-lyase subunit EutB has product MNLRELLARASPLRSGDQLAGLAAETAEQRVRAQMQLAEVPLRRFLNEPVIPYESDEVTRLICDSHDAAAFAPIAHLTVGGFRDWLLSEAADGQTLAALSPGLTPEMAAAVSKIMRLQDLVSVAAKRRVVTHFRTTIGLPGRLATRLQPNHPTDDPKGIAASVLDGLSYGNGDAVIGINPATDNVTVVHNLLRLLDDMRQAYAIPTQNCVLAHVTTQMQALQRGAPIDLVFQSIAGTEAANTSFGVNLALLDEAWQAARELRRGENVMYFETGQGSALSANAHHGVDQLTCEARAYAVARRYEPLLVNTVVGFIGPEYLYDGKQILRAGLEDHFCGKLLGLPMGCDVCYTNHAEADQDDMDALLTMLGVAGVNYIMGVPGADDIMLHYQSTSFHDALYLRSTLGLKPAPEFEAWLESQPTLTPNQWLLT; this is encoded by the coding sequence ATGAACCTGAGGGAACTGCTGGCCCGGGCGTCGCCGCTGCGCTCCGGCGACCAACTGGCCGGCCTGGCCGCCGAGACCGCGGAACAGCGTGTGCGCGCCCAGATGCAACTGGCCGAGGTCCCGCTGCGTCGGTTTCTGAACGAACCCGTGATCCCGTACGAGTCCGACGAGGTGACGCGCCTCATCTGCGATTCGCACGATGCGGCGGCTTTCGCGCCGATCGCGCATCTTACCGTCGGCGGCTTTCGCGACTGGCTGCTCTCCGAGGCTGCCGATGGACAGACCCTCGCCGCCCTCTCACCCGGGCTCACGCCGGAGATGGCGGCCGCCGTCTCCAAGATCATGCGGCTGCAGGATCTCGTCAGTGTGGCTGCCAAGCGCCGGGTCGTCACCCACTTCCGGACCACCATCGGGCTGCCGGGCCGGCTGGCCACGCGTCTCCAGCCGAACCACCCTACGGACGATCCCAAGGGCATCGCCGCCAGTGTGCTGGATGGTCTCTCGTATGGCAACGGCGACGCCGTGATCGGCATCAATCCGGCGACCGACAATGTCACGGTCGTGCACAACCTGCTGCGCCTGCTCGACGACATGCGGCAGGCCTATGCCATCCCCACGCAGAACTGCGTGCTGGCGCATGTCACGACGCAGATGCAGGCGCTGCAGCGGGGAGCGCCCATCGACCTCGTCTTCCAGTCCATCGCCGGGACGGAGGCCGCCAACACCAGCTTCGGCGTGAACCTCGCCCTGCTCGACGAAGCGTGGCAGGCCGCCCGCGAACTGCGGCGCGGCGAGAACGTCATGTACTTCGAAACGGGGCAGGGCAGCGCCCTCTCCGCCAATGCGCATCACGGCGTCGATCAGCTCACCTGCGAGGCCCGCGCCTACGCTGTCGCCCGGCGCTACGAGCCCCTGCTGGTCAATACCGTCGTCGGCTTCATCGGCCCGGAGTACCTTTACGACGGCAAGCAGATCCTGCGGGCCGGACTGGAGGACCACTTTTGCGGCAAGCTCCTGGGGCTGCCGATGGGCTGCGACGTCTGCTACACCAACCATGCCGAAGCCGACCAGGATGACATGGACGCCCTGCTGACCATGCTGGGTGTCGCGGGCGTCAACTACATCATGGGCGTGCCCGGGGCGGACGATATCATGCTGCACTACCAGAGCACCAGCTTCCACGATGCGCTGTACCTGCGCTCCACGCTGGGCCTGAAACCGGCGCCGGAGTTCGAAGCCTGGCTCGAGTCGCAGCCGACCCTGACACCAAACCAATGGCTATTGACCTGA